A region of Melitaea cinxia chromosome 15, ilMelCinx1.1, whole genome shotgun sequence DNA encodes the following proteins:
- the LOC123660096 gene encoding ragulator complex protein LAMTOR3 homolog isoform X2, with translation MSVSTVKRVNGLHCILITDRDGVPVVRSVTEKAPQLALRPNFISTFGMATDQASKLGLGKNKTIISMYSSYQVIQMNKLPLVITFIGSDNCNTGHILALESQIDPFLKDLGTIVADAP, from the exons ATGTCAGTGTCAACTGTCAAGCG agttAATGGTTTACATTGTATATTAATCACTGATCGTGATGGAGTCCCTGTAGTCAGGTCAGTAACAGAAAAAGCCCCTCAATTAGCTTTGCGGCCGAATTTTATTTCCACATTCGGCATGGCGACTGATCAAGCAAGTAAACTTGGGCTTGGGAAAAACAAAACTATCATATCTATGTACTCCAGTTACCAG gtAATACAAATGAATAAGCTGCCATTAGTGATAACATTCATTGGTAGTGATAATTGTAACACAGGACATATATTGGCATTGGAAAGTCAAATAGATCCATTCCTTAAGGATCTGGGAACAATTGTGGCCGATGCTCcatga
- the LOC123660096 gene encoding ragulator complex protein LAMTOR3 homolog isoform X1, whose translation MVDDLRKFLNHLLEKVNGLHCILITDRDGVPVVRSVTEKAPQLALRPNFISTFGMATDQASKLGLGKNKTIISMYSSYQVIQMNKLPLVITFIGSDNCNTGHILALESQIDPFLKDLGTIVADAP comes from the exons ATGGTTGATGATTTAAGAAAATTTCTAAACCATTTACTTGAAAA agttAATGGTTTACATTGTATATTAATCACTGATCGTGATGGAGTCCCTGTAGTCAGGTCAGTAACAGAAAAAGCCCCTCAATTAGCTTTGCGGCCGAATTTTATTTCCACATTCGGCATGGCGACTGATCAAGCAAGTAAACTTGGGCTTGGGAAAAACAAAACTATCATATCTATGTACTCCAGTTACCAG gtAATACAAATGAATAAGCTGCCATTAGTGATAACATTCATTGGTAGTGATAATTGTAACACAGGACATATATTGGCATTGGAAAGTCAAATAGATCCATTCCTTAAGGATCTGGGAACAATTGTGGCCGATGCTCcatga